The following proteins are co-located in the Spirochaetaceae bacterium genome:
- a CDS encoding MerR family transcriptional regulator, whose product MSQEGDRIGIDELCALVDMPRRTVRYYIQERLVDRPAGAKRGAYYTKRHVEQLMTIRTWQRAGLSLDRIRELVSGGGETSSPLPPPRARRPGDVTLRTHVTLAPGVELVVDPREAGLGAEAVRKIVRRAASLVEQIREEDAKR is encoded by the coding sequence ATGTCGCAGGAAGGCGATCGGATCGGGATCGATGAGCTGTGCGCGCTGGTGGATATGCCGCGGCGCACGGTCCGTTACTACATCCAGGAGCGGCTCGTGGACCGGCCCGCGGGGGCCAAGCGCGGCGCTTACTACACGAAGCGCCACGTCGAGCAGTTGATGACGATTCGCACCTGGCAACGGGCCGGCCTGAGCCTGGACCGGATCCGCGAGCTGGTGTCCGGCGGGGGAGAGACTTCGTCTCCCCTGCCGCCGCCCCGCGCCCGGCGCCCCGGAGACGTGACGTTGCGCACCCACGTCACGCTCGCCCCCGGCGTCGAGCTGGTGGTCGATCCGCGGGAGGCCGGGCTTGGCGCCGAGGCGGTGCGGAAGATCGTCCGTCGAGCGGCATCACTGGTCGAGCAAATACGCGAGGAGGATGCCAAGAGATGA
- a CDS encoding AbrB/MazE/SpoVT family DNA-binding domain-containing protein produces MIKTLVRHGNSAALILDKPILELLNVTMDTPLEITTDGRSLVISPTISHSEDEFRTSLERINRTFAPTLRRLAE; encoded by the coding sequence ATGATCAAGACGCTCGTGCGGCATGGGAACAGCGCTGCCCTGATCCTCGACAAGCCGATCCTGGAACTGCTCAACGTCACGATGGACACCCCGCTCGAGATAACGACCGATGGGCGGAGCCTGGTGATCTCTCCAACGATCTCGCACTCCGAGGATGAGTTCCGCACGTCCCTGGAGCGTATCAACCGCACGTTCGCGCCGA